The proteins below come from a single Aspergillus oryzae RIB40 DNA, chromosome 5 genomic window:
- a CDS encoding Vps55 family protein (predicted protein) has product MTAGLKTIIALSFVLAIGFLLVILSSALWHNFLPLIVVATYVVAPLPNWICSRCANPDDFMDSSGNAAADFGRFLTGFLVLMGIALPAVLAHSGAIQVPAMIMSILGGLLIYGTIISFSMFFKEQEEF; this is encoded by the exons ATGACGGCCGGCCTCAAAACAATTATCGCACTGTCGTTT GTCCTCGCCATTGGCTTCCTACTCGTCATTCTTTCCTCAGCTCTTTGGCACAACTTCTTACCGTTGATTGTCGTTGCGACTTACGTTGTTGCTCCCTTACCCAACTGGATCTGCTCACGATGTGCGAACCCAGATGATTTTATGGACAGCTCTGGAAATGCTGCAGCTGATTTTGGTCGTTTCTTAACGGGTTTCCTAGTTTTGATGGGCATCG CGCTCCCAGCTGTACTTGCGCATAGCGGCGCAATCCAGGTCCCGGCGATGATCATGTCGATTCTTGGCGGTCTTTTGATTTATGGAACAATTATTAGTTTCTCCATGTTTTTCAAGGAGCAGGAGGAGTTTTGA
- the pre5 gene encoding proteasome core particle subunit alpha 6 (20S proteasome, regulatory subunit alpha type PSMA1/PRE5), whose translation MARVPMQSLSSPQGRIFQVEYAQEAVKQGSVVVGLVNKTHAVLVGLKRNAEELSSYQKKIIEIDSHMGIAIAGLASDARVLSNYMKQQSLGSRMTYGRPIPVDRIVTQIADRAQTNTQHYGKRPYGVGLLVAGVDEAGPHLFEFQPSGMIHEMLACAIGARSQMARTYLERNLDKITNSTRDELITHGLRALKETLSQDKELTVDNTSVGVVGLAGEEGKGKIESFKLYEGQQLVPLLEAVESGETKEEETMEVDS comes from the exons ATGGCCCGAGTGCCGATGCAGTCGCTGAG CTCCCCGCAGGGTCGGATATTTCAAGTAGAATATGCGCAAGAAGCAGTCAAACAGGGATCTGTCGTGGTGGGGCTGGTTAACAAGACACATGCAGTTCTGGTCGGCCTCAAG CGAAATGCCGAAGAGCTCTCATCGtaccagaagaagattatcGAAATCGACTCCCACATGGGCATCGCCATCGCCGGTCTTGCATCTGACGCTCGTGTGCTCTCCAACTACATGAAGCAGCAGTCGCTCGGCTCCAGAATGACTTATGGCCGTCCAATTCCCGTGGACCGCATTGTTACTCAGATCGCAGACCGTGCCCAAACGAACACCCAGCATTACGGTAAACGGCCGTACGGCGTCGGCCTACTCGTCGCTGGCGTCGACGAAGCTGGTCCCCATCTATTCGAGTTCCAGCCATCCGGTATGATTCATGAAATGCTGGCCTGCGCCATCGGAGCTCGTTCGCAGATGGCCCGGACTTATTTGGAGCGGAACCTGGACAAGATTACAAACAGCACTCGTGATGAGCTCATTACCCATGGCCTCCGGGCACTCAAGGAGACTTTGTCTCAGGATAAAGAACTGACTGTTGATAATACTTCTGTCGGTGTGGTGGGTCTtgctggggaggaaggaaaggggaagatTGAGAGCTTCAAGCTTTATGAAGGTCAACAACTCGTGCCGCTGTTAGAGGCTGTGGAGTCGGGAGAGacgaaagaagaggagacgaTGGAGGTCGATTCGTAG
- a CDS encoding LOG family protein (predicted Rossmann fold nucleotide-binding protein) — MASVQQDKPAVVCVFCGSVSGNNSVHLETARALAHEFHRNNIQLVYGGGTAGLMGELARTLVSLSGPQAVHGIIPRALVKVEPGYDNAQEERNPSTVVSGKEAERVVKEPMGKIGTLKESEYGYTTIVPDMHTRKRMMAEKVREGGPGSGFVALAGGFGTIEEVMEMTTWNQLGIHKLGMVLLNANGYWDGVLAWVKNSVQEGFVSPENGEILVEAKDVREVWPKLVGYKISNGRMQLNWGEE; from the exons ATGGCGAGTGTTCAGCAAGACAAGCCTGCAGTTGTCTGTGTATT CTGCGGCTCAGTCTCCGGTAACAACTCCGTTCACCTGGAAACAGCTAGAGCTCTTGCACATGAGTTTCACAGGAACAATATCCAACTTGTTTATGGCGGTGGCACAGCGGGCCTCATGGGCGAATTGGCTCGCACCCTCGTTTCCCTTTCTGGACCCCAAGCAGTGCACGGGATTATCCCTCGCGCCCTGGTCAAAGTCGAGCCCGGCTATGACAACGCACAAGAGGAGAGGAACCCTTCTACAGTTGTAAGCGGGAAAGAAGCCGAGCGGGTCGTCAAGGAGCCCATGGGTAAGATCGGGACGCTTAAAGAGTCAGAGTACGGGTATACCACCATCGTCCCAGATATGCACACGCGCAAGCGTATGATGGCCGAGAAGGTCCGAGAGGGCGGCCCGGGGTCGGGCTTTGTGGCGCTGGCGGGCGGGTTCGGAACGATCGAGGAGGTCATGGAAATGACTACCTGGAATCAGTTGGGAATCCATAAGCTTGGCATGGTGTTGCTTAATGCCAATGGGTACTGGGATGGTGTGTTAGCGTGGGTGAAGAACTCAGTCCAAGAAGGCTTTGTCAGTCCTGAGAACGGTGAGATCTTGGTTGAGGCCAAGGATGTCAGAGAGGTTTGGCCCAAGCTGGTTGGTTACAAGATTAGCAATGGGAGGATGCAGTTGAACTGGGGAGAGGAGTAG
- the med6 gene encoding mediator complex subunit MED6 (predicted protein): MASAQDGSMEEILWRSPAHVQMMGGFLHSNNILFYFAESPFFDATSNNASLAIQANYNETLRHFVETREAFEGRLKTMQGLEFVVAYDPLQAAAQTETSFAHEPSNIWVIRKQTRRKRAGLEDEVVVLSTYFVVGDCIYMAPSVASVVGNRLLSAVTSLTSLLKTASSLPSFTPSHGHTYLPPAPKPTDSSQPGAQSQQSKENTPMPDADSTKALLVGPQTANAGAILQDTRTFAESFSLLARYGEEFMDENPLVGEPGSFILSKSGDTDRGAASKQPSNVNRPGSIPGKVGTPQVKVDTPGKTPEKGATPSASDDSKIRKKKAKIGN, encoded by the exons ATGGCGAGTGCTCAAGATGGTTCAATGGAAGAGATCCTCTGGCGGTCGCCCGCACATGTCCAAATGATGGGAGGCTTTCTCCATTCTAACAATA TCTTATTTTACTTCGCCGAATCTCCATTCTTCGACGCTACGTCCAACAATGCCTCTCTTGCCATCCAAGCCAACTACAACGAAACACTTCGCCATTTTGTTGAGACCCGGGAGGCTTTCGAAGGTCGCTTGAAGACCATGCAGGGATTGGAGTTTGTGGTCGCATATGATCCCTTGCAGGCTGCTGCACAAACAGAGACCAGTTTTGCACATGAACCATCTAATATCTGGGTGATCCGGAAACAGACGAGACGGAAGCGAGCCGGGCTAGAGGATGAAGTGGTAGTTCTATCCACTTACTTCGTAGTGGGAGATTGCATCTATATGGCCCCGTCTGTTGCAAGTGTCGTGGGGAATAGACTT CTTTCTGCAGTTACATCACTCACCAGCCTCTTAAAGACTGCATCGTCGCTGCCTAGTTTTACACCGTCACATGGACACACGTACCTGCCGCCCGCACCCAAACCGACGGATAGCAGTCAGCCCGGAGCTCAATCTCAGCAAAGCAAGGAGAATACTCCAATGCCCGACGCGGACTCCACGAAGGCTCTCTTGGTTGGACCACAAACCGCCAACGCTGGAGCAATTCTTCAGGATACGAGGACTTTCGCGGAATCGTTCAGTCTTCTCGCACGATATGGTGAGGAGTTCATGGATGAAAATCCACTAGTCGGAGAACCGGGATCATTTATCCTATCCAAGTCTGGCGATACAGATCGAGGGGCTGCTTCCAAACAACCATCGAATGTTAACCGTCCAGGCAGCATTCCAGGTAAGGTTGGAACGCCTCAAGTCAAGGTCGACACGCCTGGTAAAACCCCCGAGAAAGGAGCCACTCCGTCGGCCTCCGATGACAGTAAGatacgaaagaagaaggccaagattGGGAATTGA
- the pabA gene encoding aminodeoxychorismate synthase pabA (para-aminobenzoate (PABA) synthase ABZ1): MAPLLGSWTASSAGGPSKAQLHTSTRKNILYVDAYDSFSYNVVAMLEEVLGVKVTVLMIDSEWPEGNKAEFLQYFEAVVLGPGPGDPNVPQDIGIMRDIWDLSDADLLPVFGICLGFQSLCLHHSIAIERLSYPLHGRVYRISTAEKDIFKDLQDVEVTLYHSLYAKLDDSLEAALAEYSGKQIKANADLDLLAWLPIEQDNVSERTIIPMAVRHREKPFWGVQFHPESCKSDRGVCSELLRKWWEMSLDYNKKHGRGGYGFLPEDITRGSSDMTSLPEIAFTMLNWCASTSRSSAFRSLPTSRLNAEFICERLNAPGSPTVLFQSNGRYSIISVPGPTSWRLEYYAQAEALLVERLQGHCNGHTNSGIKKSLSVYDLWETLRYLMDMKKVEFGDDAVPFWGGFLGYFSYEMGLACLARPKTHSDDNHGYIPLQNAAATTDPADVSLLWTERSVVVDNETGRITIQSTRNADDKSTGWLDETLQYLTELSRVDVLENENANSDAGYLDTILRQCVIRFPNEQTYKQQLEACKAELEAGESYELCLTCETSITLPSPSTDSERVAFPWKLYKRLREYNPAAFSAYARLGTVKVVSSSPECFLNWDRSFTLEMKPMKGTVRKSASMNMKKAKEILGSTKEMAENLMIADLIRHDLYGICGSGRVRVEKLLEVEDHGRVYQMITHVKGDVDPGRLGFAVRNLPHLHSSNMSAYGLTALQRCLPPGSMTGAPKERSCMHLSLIEARKRGVYSGVMGFLDLGGGGSFSVLIRTAFSCSDDKDNEQTWRIGAGGAVTILSTADGEWNEMLTKLTTVCGVFAPSDLQGSGKV, translated from the coding sequence ATGGCACCATTACTAGGGAGTTGGACCGCATCGTCTGCCGGTGGGCCCTCTAAAGCTCAACTCCATACATCTACCCGAAAGAACATTCTTTACGTGGATGCATATGACTCCTTTTCTTACAATGTGGTCGCTATGCTTGAAGAGGTTCTGGGTGTCAAGGTGACTGTGCTAATGATTGACTCCGAGTGGCCAGAAGGGAACAAGGCCGAGTTTCTGCAATATTTCGAAGCTGTCGTCCTTGGGCCTGGGCCTGGAGATCCAAATGTCCCACAAGATATTGGGATCATGAGGGATATCTGGGATCTGAGTGACGCTGATTTGCTGCCTGTTTTCGGAATATGCCTTGGTTTCCAAAGTCTGTGTCTTCACCACAGCATTGCTATAGAGCGCTTGTCATACCCACTTCATGGCCGGGTATATCGCATATCAACGGCTGAAAAGGACATATTTAAGGACCTGCAAGATGTGGAGGTTACTCTCTATCATTCTCTATATGCAAAGTTGGACGATTCGCTTGAGGCAGCCTTGGCCGAGTACAGTGGCAAGCAGATCAAGGCCAATGCAGATTTAGATCTTCTGGCTTGGCTGCCCATCGAACAAGATAACGTTTCTGAAAGAACTATCATTCCAATGGCTGTGCGCCACAGGGAAAAGCCATTCTGGGGTGTTCAGTTTCATCCAGAATCATGCAAGTCGGACCGCGGAGTGTGCAGTGAACTACTAAGAAAATGGTGGGAGATGTCCTTAGACTACAACAAAAAGCATGGGCGCGGCGGTTACGGTTTTTTGCCAGAGGACATTACAAGAGGCTCAAGCGATATGACCTCACTTCCGGAGATAGCGTTTACCATGTTGAATTGGTGCGCGTCAACCTCGAGATCTTCAGCTTTCCGTTCACTCCCCACTAGCAGGCTAAATGCTGAGTTTATATGTGAACGCTTAAATGCGCCTGGGTCACCAACAGTGTTATTTCAGTCTAACGGCAGGTACAGTATCATATCAGTTCCGGGCCCTACGAGCTGGAGATTAGAATACTATGCTCAGGCCGAGGCTCTCCTAGTAGAGAGATTGCAAGGACACTGCAATGGGCACACAAATTCCGGTATTAAGAAGTCTTTGTCGGTGTATGACTTATGGGAGACGCTCAGATATCTCATGGACATGAAAAAGGTCGAGTTTGGAGATGATGCTGTGCCCTTTTGGGGAGGATTTTTGGGCTATTTCTCGTACGAGATGGGACTCGCATGTCTTGCCCGGCCGAAGACTCATAGCGATGACAACCATGGATATATCCCCCTTCAAAACGCTGCTGCTACTACTGATCCAGCAGATGTGAGTTTGCTGTGGACCGAAAGAAGTGTTGTCGTCGATAACGAAACAGGACGCATCACCATACAGTCAACGCGTAACGCCGATGATAAATCGACTGGATGGCTTGACGAAACGTTGCAATACTTGACTGAGCTTTCCCGTGTAGACGTGCTTGAGAATGAGAACGCGAACTCTGATGCGGGCTATTTGGACACCATTTTAAGGCAATGCGTGATACGTTTTCCCAACGAGCAAACATACAAGCAGCAACTCGAAGCTTGTAAAGCCGAGCTTGAAGCTGGCGAATCATACGAGTTGTGTCTTACTTGTGAAACATCAATCACCTTACCATCACCTAGCACTGACAGCGAGCGTGTTGCTTTCCCTTGGAAGCTATATAAACGTCTTAGGGAGTACAATCCTGCAGCCTTCAGTGCTTATGCAAGACTAGGCACCGTCAAGGTTGTCAGTAGCAGCCCTGAATGCTTCCTCAATTGGGACCGCTCTTTCACGTTGGAAATGAAGCCAATGAAGGGCACTGTCCGGAAATCAGCCAGCATGAATatgaagaaggccaaggagatACTAGGttcaacaaaagaaatggCAGAGAATTTGATGATCGCGGATTTGATTCGCCATGACCTTTACGGCATCTGCGGTTCTGGAAGAGTGCGTGTtgagaagcttcttgaggTAGAGGATCACGGGCGTGTCTATCAGATGATTACGCATGTGAAAGGAGATGTCGATCCAGGCCGTCTGGGTTTCGCCGTTCGAAACTTGCCCCATCTACATTCGTCGAACATGTCTGCGTATGGGCTTACAGCCCTACAAAGATGTCTTCCTCCGGGATCGATGACTGGCGCGCCTAAGGAGCGTTCATGCATGCATCTTAGCTTGATCGAGGCTCGAAAACGTGGGGTCTATTCCGGTGTTATGGGCTTCCTCGACCTTGGGGGTGGAGGTAGTTTCTCAGTCCTTATCCGCACGGCGTTCAGCTGTTCTGATGACAAGGACAATGAACAGACATGGAGAATTggggctggaggagctgtgACCATTCTAAGCACTGCTGACGGTGAATGGAACGAGATGCTGACCAAGCTTACCACTGTCTGTGGTGTCTTCGCGCCGTCGGATCTACAGGGTTCAGGCAAGGTGTAA